A part of Aminivibrio pyruvatiphilus genomic DNA contains:
- a CDS encoding DUF1848 domain-containing protein — protein sequence MIVSASRRTDIPAFYVLWLERRLEEGFVLVRNPRNPAQVRRISLAPVDVDCFVFWTKDARPLSGLLDRLDGAGYPYYFQWTVTPYGSGLEPGIAPKEEILAAFRTLAGRLGPHRVVWRYDPVIVSEEYPAERHKEEFARMCAFLEGSTERCVLSFVDIYRRNRGRGLREASPEIMHSLVRSFAESAAGRGISLQTCCEAEDFSGEGVPRGACIDRILAEKLAGRPLDAGKDRNQRLLCGCAASADIGAYDTCPAGCLYCYAVRDHRTAAANRARHDPASPFLVPW from the coding sequence ATGATCGTCAGCGCCAGCAGGCGGACGGACATCCCGGCTTTCTATGTCCTGTGGCTGGAGCGCCGCCTGGAGGAAGGCTTCGTTCTCGTCCGGAACCCCCGGAACCCGGCGCAGGTGAGAAGAATATCCCTCGCCCCTGTTGATGTGGACTGTTTCGTCTTCTGGACGAAGGATGCCCGTCCCCTGTCCGGCCTTCTGGACAGGCTGGACGGGGCAGGGTATCCCTATTATTTCCAGTGGACCGTCACCCCGTACGGTTCCGGTCTGGAGCCGGGGATCGCCCCGAAGGAGGAGATTCTCGCCGCCTTCCGGACCCTGGCCGGAAGGCTCGGGCCCCATAGGGTCGTCTGGCGGTACGACCCGGTGATCGTCTCGGAGGAATACCCGGCGGAACGGCACAAAGAGGAATTCGCCCGGATGTGCGCCTTTCTCGAGGGCAGCACAGAGCGATGCGTCCTGAGCTTCGTGGACATTTACCGCAGGAACCGGGGCAGGGGTTTGCGGGAAGCATCGCCGGAGATCATGCACAGTCTGGTCCGCTCCTTTGCCGAAAGCGCCGCCGGAAGAGGGATTTCCCTTCAAACCTGCTGCGAGGCGGAAGATTTCAGCGGGGAGGGTGTCCCCCGGGGAGCCTGCATCGACAGAATCCTGGCAGAGAAGCTCGCCGGGCGCCCTCTTGACGCCGGAAAGGACAGGAACCAGCGCCTCCTGTGCGGATGTGCCGCAAGCGCCGATATCGGAGCCTACGACACCTGTCCGGCGGGGTGCCTCTACTGCTACGCCGTCCGGGATCACCGGACAGCCGCAGCGAACCGCGCCCGCCACGACCCGGCCTCCCCCTTTCTCGTTCCCTGGTAA
- a CDS encoding 2-oxoacid:acceptor oxidoreductase family protein: MEKKITVAGFGGQGVMVIGQMLGYASCKAGRNALFLPKYGPEQRGGTANCSVTISDGEIGAPVSRYVDTLIAMNQPSLEKFVGSVRPGGIVLLNSSLCRWEGKRTDVRVAEIGADAIALEIGSPKVANIVVIGAYIQLSGALSEQEMLDAIEEKLGKRPELLEMNRKALRTGMDRVILRA; encoded by the coding sequence ATGGAAAAGAAGATCACCGTGGCGGGGTTCGGCGGACAGGGTGTCATGGTCATCGGGCAGATGCTGGGGTATGCCTCCTGCAAGGCGGGGCGGAACGCACTGTTTCTGCCGAAATACGGGCCTGAACAGAGGGGAGGAACGGCGAACTGCTCCGTCACCATTTCCGACGGCGAGATCGGCGCTCCCGTGTCGCGGTACGTGGATACCCTCATCGCCATGAACCAGCCGTCTCTCGAGAAGTTTGTCGGCTCCGTCCGGCCGGGGGGCATCGTTCTGCTCAACAGTTCCCTCTGCCGGTGGGAGGGGAAGCGGACCGATGTCCGGGTTGCGGAGATAGGGGCGGACGCCATCGCCCTCGAGATCGGGTCACCCAAGGTGGCCAACATCGTGGTCATCGGAGCCTATATCCAACTGAGCGGGGCCCTGTCGGAACAGGAGATGCTGGACGCCATCGAGGAAAAACTCGGCAAGCGGCCCGAGCTGCTCGAGATGAACAGGAAAGCTCTCCGGACGGGAATGGACCGGGTGATCCTGAGGGCGTAA
- a CDS encoding thiamine pyrophosphate-dependent enzyme, with the protein MQKIYERPKSLTDRGLAYCPGCLHGVATRLIAELLDEMGQRTNTVAVLAVGCGTLGMFHFNTDVVVSPHGRTPAVATGAKRAAPGKLVFSYQGDGDLAAIGMAEIMHAANRGENFTVIFINNSTYGMTGGQMAPTTLVGQKATTAPLGRNPAESGYPMKMCEILSQLEAPKYIARFALDCPANILKAKKGIRKAFGMQMAGKGFTFVELLSNCPTNWGMPALECLDWMRENTLKVFPLGVFRDGEA; encoded by the coding sequence ATGCAGAAGATATACGAGCGGCCGAAATCCCTCACCGACCGGGGGCTGGCCTATTGCCCCGGCTGCCTTCACGGCGTGGCCACCCGCCTCATCGCCGAGCTGCTGGACGAGATGGGCCAGAGGACGAACACCGTGGCCGTCCTGGCCGTGGGGTGCGGCACCCTGGGCATGTTCCACTTCAACACCGACGTGGTGGTCTCTCCCCACGGCCGGACTCCCGCCGTGGCCACGGGCGCGAAGCGGGCGGCCCCCGGGAAGCTCGTCTTCTCCTACCAGGGCGACGGCGACCTGGCCGCCATCGGCATGGCGGAGATCATGCACGCCGCCAACCGGGGAGAGAACTTTACCGTCATCTTCATCAACAACAGCACCTACGGCATGACGGGAGGCCAGATGGCGCCCACCACCCTCGTGGGGCAGAAGGCTACTACCGCCCCCCTGGGAAGAAACCCCGCCGAGTCGGGGTACCCCATGAAGATGTGCGAAATCCTTTCCCAGCTCGAGGCCCCGAAGTACATCGCCCGCTTCGCCCTTGACTGCCCGGCGAACATCCTGAAGGCGAAGAAGGGCATCCGGAAGGCCTTCGGGATGCAGATGGCCGGGAAAGGCTTCACCTTCGTGGAGCTGCTCTCGAACTGCCCCACGAACTGGGGGATGCCGGCTCTGGAGTGTCTGGACTGGATGCGGGAGAACACTCTGAAGGTCTTTCCCCTGGGCGTGTTCCGGGACGGGGAGGCATGA
- the vorB gene encoding 3-methyl-2-oxobutanoate dehydrogenase subunit VorB, whose amino-acid sequence MERQFLKGNEAVAEAAILAGCRFFAGYPITPQNEIPEYMARRMPSVGGVFLQGESETASVCMVYGAAAMGTLAMTSSSGPGISLKAEGISTLAGACLPAVVVNVMRGGPGLGAIQAAQSDYLHATKALGHGGFRVIVLAPSTVQEAIDLTYKAFDLAVQYRNPVMVLMDGWIGSMMEPVTLPEAKEPVTFSYTGWGAKYFNPSGVGVNVVTSCLLEPEYQELLNIRAGEMYEEWKEKEVLAEEYLLDDAEYVIVAYGTAARAARTAIGELRGRGIRAGMIRPVSLYPFPVEHLKRLDRSRVKFLLDTEMTLPVQMMDDIRLAVADAIPVHSCGRSGGVILTNEEIAEAVEQAIAKEAR is encoded by the coding sequence ATGGAAAGACAGTTCCTGAAAGGAAACGAGGCTGTCGCGGAAGCGGCAATCCTGGCGGGGTGCCGGTTTTTCGCCGGGTATCCCATAACGCCCCAGAACGAGATACCGGAGTACATGGCACGGCGGATGCCCTCCGTGGGCGGCGTCTTCCTGCAGGGGGAGAGCGAGACGGCTTCCGTCTGCATGGTCTACGGGGCGGCGGCCATGGGGACCCTTGCCATGACCTCTTCCTCGGGCCCGGGGATCAGTCTGAAGGCCGAGGGAATCTCCACCCTCGCCGGCGCCTGTCTGCCTGCGGTGGTCGTGAACGTCATGCGGGGAGGTCCCGGGCTCGGGGCCATCCAGGCAGCCCAGTCGGATTACCTCCATGCCACGAAGGCCCTGGGCCATGGCGGCTTCCGGGTGATTGTCCTGGCTCCTTCCACTGTGCAGGAGGCCATCGACCTCACCTATAAAGCCTTCGATCTTGCGGTGCAGTACCGGAACCCGGTGATGGTGCTCATGGACGGCTGGATCGGCTCCATGATGGAGCCCGTGACTCTTCCGGAGGCGAAGGAGCCGGTGACCTTCTCCTACACCGGCTGGGGAGCGAAGTACTTCAATCCCTCGGGTGTCGGCGTGAACGTGGTGACCTCCTGCCTGCTGGAGCCGGAGTACCAGGAGCTCCTCAACATCCGCGCCGGGGAAATGTACGAAGAGTGGAAGGAAAAGGAAGTCCTCGCCGAGGAATACCTTCTCGACGACGCAGAGTACGTGATCGTGGCCTACGGCACCGCAGCCCGGGCCGCCAGGACCGCCATCGGCGAGCTCCGGGGCAGGGGCATCCGGGCGGGCATGATCCGTCCCGTTTCCCTGTACCCCTTCCCGGTGGAGCACCTGAAGAGGCTCGACAGGAGCAGGGTGAAGTTCCTGCTGGACACGGAGATGACCCTCCCCGTCCAGATGATGGACGATATCCGCCTGGCGGTGGCGGACGCCATCCCGGTCCATTCCTGCGGCCGGTCCGGCGGGGTCATCCTCACCAACGAGGAAATCGCCGAAGCCGTGGAACAGGCCATCGCAAAGGAGGCGCGCTGA
- a CDS encoding 4Fe-4S binding protein has translation MKKPPVHILLDPEKCRGCGLCMDVCKRGVMEVREGENACGCRPVIVVHPEKCVLCGLCIAVCPLHVISLKK, from the coding sequence ATGAAAAAGCCGCCGGTACACATCCTCCTGGACCCGGAAAAGTGCAGGGGCTGCGGCCTGTGCATGGATGTCTGCAAGAGGGGCGTGATGGAGGTCCGGGAGGGGGAAAACGCCTGCGGGTGCAGGCCTGTAATCGTGGTCCATCCCGAGAAGTGCGTCCTCTGCGGCCTCTGCATCGCCGTGTGCCCCCTGCATGTCATATCCCTGAAGAAATAG
- a CDS encoding alpha/beta fold hydrolase: MIRTMKKLAWLFCAALIVLTATVPTAAEPEKRLRTASFDGVEVSYLDEGAGDALPVVFIHGWACTGDFWRFQTSVLRDRYRVIALDLPGFGQSDKPHDRPYTLQFFARAVKAVIDHAGVKRPVLAGHSMGYGVAVQFLADYPGEARGVCNADGAFFWLPDDPGAVPPWEAEMKGLSDGLAGPDRENLVLWFINATFYGRTPEDLRKEITGVMASADPYAANSSMAEFIRRENWVRRSFSVPSLAVYSKIPELPAETEQKLRETFPDLTYVEWTDTGHFLMMEQPDRFNGLLVKFLEGMDT; the protein is encoded by the coding sequence ATGATCCGGACAATGAAGAAACTGGCGTGGCTGTTCTGTGCCGCCCTGATCGTGCTGACGGCAACCGTCCCTACGGCGGCTGAACCGGAGAAGCGCCTGCGGACGGCCTCCTTCGACGGCGTCGAGGTGAGCTACCTGGACGAAGGCGCCGGGGACGCCCTGCCGGTGGTCTTCATCCACGGCTGGGCCTGCACGGGGGACTTCTGGCGTTTCCAGACCTCCGTCCTGCGGGACCGGTACCGGGTGATCGCCCTGGATCTTCCCGGCTTCGGGCAAAGCGATAAGCCCCATGACAGGCCCTATACCCTGCAGTTCTTCGCCCGGGCCGTGAAGGCGGTGATCGACCATGCCGGGGTGAAGCGGCCGGTGCTCGCCGGGCACAGCATGGGCTACGGGGTGGCCGTGCAGTTCCTCGCCGACTACCCCGGCGAGGCCCGGGGCGTCTGCAACGCGGACGGGGCCTTCTTCTGGCTTCCCGACGACCCGGGGGCGGTCCCGCCATGGGAGGCGGAGATGAAGGGCCTTTCCGACGGGCTGGCGGGCCCGGACCGGGAGAACCTCGTCCTCTGGTTCATCAACGCCACCTTCTACGGCAGAACCCCCGAAGACCTGAGAAAAGAGATCACCGGGGTCATGGCATCGGCGGACCCATACGCGGCGAACAGTTCCATGGCCGAATTCATCCGGCGGGAGAACTGGGTGCGCCGCAGCTTCAGCGTGCCTTCCCTGGCGGTGTACTCCAAAATTCCCGAGCTTCCGGCGGAGACGGAGCAGAAACTCCGGGAGACCTTTCCGGACCTGACCTACGTGGAATGGACCGACACGGGCCACTTCCTCATGATGGAACAGCCGGACCGCTTCAACGGTCTGCTGGTGAAATTTCTCGAAGGGATGGACACGTGA
- a CDS encoding M20/M25/M40 family metallo-hydrolase: MEHVHRHIDEHFKDYLSAVGDLVRQPSISATGEGVRECARLLADMMTSAGIRTEILETGGNPVVYGEIPSGRKDGKTVLFYGHYDVQPPEPLELWESRPFEPAVRDGRLYARGIADNKGQLMAHILAVRAFRETGTDIPCSVKFVFEGEEESGSTSLAPFVEQNRERLACDIALAVDGPMLSGDVLNVCLGCRGVLNFEIEMETARFDCHSGRGGDIIPNAGWELLRLLRTMKDEQGSILIEGFMDGVRTPTEKDMEIIAGLPFDRENLKNLYGVPSFGLDKNGYYTKLNLLPTLTINGITCGYQGKGSKTINPAKASVKMDARLVVDQNPLDIAEKIRRHVARHAPDARVTVHGFMHPSKTDGDLPVCRTVVSALEKVYTDKVALSLGLGGSLPSYVWTDILGVPALGIPYANQDSGGHAPNENFRLDLLQKAVHASAQILHDMK; encoded by the coding sequence ATGGAGCACGTGCACAGGCATATTGATGAGCACTTTAAAGACTATCTGTCGGCGGTGGGGGATTTGGTCCGGCAGCCTTCCATCAGCGCCACCGGGGAAGGGGTGCGGGAGTGCGCCCGGCTTCTCGCGGACATGATGACCTCCGCCGGGATCAGGACGGAAATCCTGGAAACCGGAGGCAATCCCGTGGTGTACGGCGAGATCCCGTCGGGCCGGAAGGATGGGAAGACCGTCCTTTTCTACGGCCATTATGACGTTCAGCCTCCGGAGCCCCTGGAGCTCTGGGAGTCCCGGCCCTTCGAGCCCGCCGTCAGGGACGGCAGGCTGTACGCCCGGGGAATTGCGGACAACAAGGGACAGCTCATGGCCCACATCCTGGCTGTTCGGGCCTTCCGGGAGACGGGGACGGACATTCCCTGCAGCGTGAAGTTTGTCTTCGAGGGGGAGGAAGAGTCGGGGAGCACCAGCCTTGCCCCCTTCGTGGAACAGAACCGGGAGAGGCTGGCCTGCGACATCGCCCTCGCCGTGGACGGTCCCATGCTTTCAGGGGACGTGCTCAACGTCTGCCTTGGGTGCAGGGGGGTGCTGAACTTCGAGATCGAGATGGAAACGGCCCGGTTCGACTGCCATTCCGGCCGCGGCGGGGATATCATACCCAACGCCGGGTGGGAGCTTCTGCGCCTCCTCCGGACCATGAAGGACGAGCAGGGCAGCATCCTGATCGAAGGATTCATGGACGGGGTCCGGACGCCAACGGAAAAAGACATGGAGATCATCGCCGGGCTGCCCTTCGACAGAGAGAACCTCAAAAACCTCTACGGCGTGCCCTCCTTCGGCCTCGACAAGAACGGGTACTACACGAAGCTCAACCTCCTGCCCACGCTCACCATCAACGGGATTACCTGCGGCTACCAGGGGAAGGGCTCCAAGACCATCAATCCGGCGAAAGCCTCGGTGAAGATGGACGCCCGGCTCGTGGTGGACCAGAACCCCCTTGACATCGCGGAAAAAATCAGGCGGCATGTCGCCCGCCATGCCCCCGATGCGCGGGTGACGGTGCACGGCTTCATGCACCCGTCGAAGACCGACGGCGATCTTCCGGTGTGCAGAACGGTGGTTTCAGCCCTGGAAAAAGTGTACACCGACAAGGTCGCTCTCTCCCTCGGGCTGGGAGGAAGCCTGCCGAGCTACGTGTGGACCGATATTCTCGGCGTTCCCGCCCTGGGAATTCCCTACGCCAACCAGGACAGCGGGGGCCACGCCCCGAACGAGAACTTCCGCCTGGACCTCCTGCAGAAGGCGGTCCATGCCTCGGCCCAGATACTGCACGACATGAAATAG
- a CDS encoding response regulator: MNEKTYSVLVCDDSAVIRKTLRFILEEWGVKNIFEARDGSESVELYREHHPDLVFMDIVMPEKSGLDALVEIREEDPSARVVMASSTGTKKNLMTAIDAGAFDFIQKPFEKDVIHTLLRRILKGELE, translated from the coding sequence TTGAACGAAAAAACTTATTCCGTGCTTGTCTGCGACGACTCCGCGGTGATCCGGAAAACGCTCAGGTTCATTCTGGAAGAGTGGGGCGTTAAAAACATATTCGAGGCCAGGGACGGCAGTGAGTCCGTGGAACTTTACCGGGAACACCACCCCGATCTCGTGTTCATGGATATCGTGATGCCTGAAAAATCCGGCCTTGATGCCCTGGTGGAAATCCGGGAAGAGGATCCTTCGGCCCGGGTCGTCATGGCGTCGTCGACGGGGACGAAGAAAAACCTCATGACAGCCATCGATGCGGGAGCCTTCGATTTCATCCAGAAACCCTTCGAGAAGGACGTCATCCACACGCTCCTCCGCAGAATACTGAAAGGGGAGCTTGAATAA
- the aroF gene encoding 3-deoxy-7-phosphoheptulonate synthase translates to MIVVEMAQNSTGIDLERVRESVERSGKSCRVVSGREASYIVASDGTDTSGVSALPGVRKVNAVSCCYPLASRAVRPGSRPVEIAPGVVLGEGDPVVMAGPCAVESRDQLLETALAVRKAGARILRGGAFKPRSHPYAFQGLGSEGIALLKEARKASGLPVITEVMSPEEAEWVAPHVDILQVGARNMQNFSLLKVLGRLDRPVLLKRGMAATVEEWLQAAEYILAGGNDRVILCERGIRSFDQNTRNTLDLGVIPLLKSLTHLPVVADPSHATGRRDLVLPMSLAAIAAGADGLLVEVHCDPGAALCDGPQSLDPEEFSRLMTAAKRIMEAVREEGTPWERMLAR, encoded by the coding sequence ATGATAGTGGTCGAAATGGCGCAGAACAGTACGGGAATTGACCTGGAGCGGGTGCGCGAATCAGTGGAACGGAGCGGAAAGAGCTGCCGGGTCGTGTCCGGGAGAGAGGCATCCTATATCGTGGCGTCCGACGGAACGGACACATCAGGCGTCAGCGCCCTTCCCGGAGTCCGGAAAGTGAATGCCGTTTCCTGCTGCTACCCCCTCGCAAGCCGTGCAGTGCGTCCCGGGTCCAGGCCGGTGGAGATCGCCCCCGGCGTGGTTCTCGGAGAGGGTGATCCCGTTGTCATGGCCGGTCCCTGCGCCGTCGAAAGCAGGGATCAGCTTCTGGAAACGGCCCTGGCCGTCAGGAAGGCGGGAGCCCGCATCCTCCGCGGCGGGGCCTTCAAACCCCGGTCCCACCCCTACGCTTTCCAGGGGCTCGGAAGCGAGGGGATCGCCCTCCTGAAGGAAGCCCGGAAAGCCTCCGGGCTCCCCGTGATCACCGAAGTGATGTCCCCCGAGGAGGCGGAATGGGTGGCTCCCCACGTGGACATCCTCCAGGTGGGGGCGAGAAACATGCAGAATTTCAGCCTTCTCAAGGTACTCGGCCGGCTGGACAGGCCCGTGCTCCTGAAGCGGGGCATGGCCGCCACGGTAGAGGAATGGCTCCAGGCAGCGGAGTACATCCTCGCGGGAGGCAACGACCGGGTCATCCTGTGCGAACGGGGCATCCGGAGCTTTGATCAGAACACCCGGAACACCCTGGACCTCGGGGTTATCCCCCTGCTCAAGTCCCTGACCCACCTCCCCGTGGTCGCGGACCCGAGCCATGCCACAGGCCGGAGAGACCTGGTGCTCCCCATGAGCCTCGCCGCCATCGCCGCAGGCGCCGACGGCCTGCTCGTGGAAGTTCACTGCGACCCCGGGGCCGCCCTCTGCGACGGCCCCCAGTCCCTCGACCCGGAAGAGTTTTCCCGTCTCATGACGGCGGCGAAAAGAATCATGGAAGCGGTCCGGGAGGAGGGAACTCCGTGGGAAAGAATGCTCGCCAGGTAA
- a CDS encoding 3-dehydroquinate synthase: protein MGKNARQVTVRTETGEQGDIRLRCGSFPTGVVVGRGLLPRLNSLTGRDECPFVVADEITGPLFGDYPGKRKGMHLLPRGEKGKSLSSIGGIYASLAGCGMERTDTILALGGGVTGDAAGFAAATWMRGIRLIQCPTTLLAQADSAIGGKTGANLPEGKNLVGAFHPAEWVLSDVECLRSQKEEDFRQGLAEAVKYGAGEDWRFLSWLEENAGPILRRDCGVLLRLVSECSRMKLTVVSEDEREQTGARARLNLGHTVGHALEAASGFGRWKHGDAVAAGMMVAARLALRLGELQENTVRRIGRLLRSFGLPLTPDIPWEETAPYLAMDKKFTGGSPRLVIPGEGKPCRLRDDIPLSLLREAYEERIAALDGTSLSMYS, encoded by the coding sequence GTGGGAAAGAATGCTCGCCAGGTAACCGTCCGGACGGAAACCGGGGAGCAGGGAGACATCCGCCTCCGGTGCGGCTCCTTTCCCACCGGTGTCGTCGTCGGCCGGGGACTCCTCCCCAGGCTGAACTCCCTGACCGGACGGGATGAATGCCCCTTCGTAGTGGCCGATGAGATCACCGGGCCCCTTTTCGGAGACTATCCTGGAAAGAGAAAGGGCATGCATCTCCTCCCCCGGGGAGAAAAAGGGAAAAGCCTTTCCAGTATCGGCGGGATCTACGCGTCCCTCGCCGGATGCGGAATGGAGCGCACGGACACGATTCTCGCCCTGGGAGGAGGCGTCACGGGCGACGCGGCGGGCTTCGCGGCCGCCACCTGGATGCGGGGCATCCGGCTCATCCAGTGCCCCACCACCCTCCTCGCCCAGGCGGACAGCGCCATCGGCGGAAAGACAGGAGCGAATCTCCCGGAGGGGAAAAACCTCGTGGGGGCCTTCCATCCCGCCGAATGGGTCCTCTCGGACGTGGAATGCCTCCGCTCCCAGAAGGAGGAGGACTTCCGGCAGGGTCTCGCCGAAGCGGTGAAATACGGGGCGGGAGAGGACTGGCGCTTCCTTTCGTGGCTCGAGGAAAACGCAGGCCCCATCCTGAGGCGCGACTGCGGGGTTCTTCTCCGGCTTGTTTCGGAATGCTCAAGAATGAAACTGACGGTGGTCTCGGAGGACGAACGGGAGCAGACGGGCGCCCGGGCCCGTCTGAACCTCGGCCACACCGTGGGGCACGCCCTTGAGGCGGCCTCGGGGTTCGGCCGCTGGAAGCACGGCGACGCCGTGGCTGCGGGAATGATGGTCGCCGCGAGGCTGGCTCTCCGGCTCGGGGAGCTGCAGGAGAACACCGTCCGGAGAATCGGGAGACTGCTCCGTTCCTTCGGCCTTCCCCTGACGCCGGACATCCCCTGGGAAGAAACGGCTCCGTACCTGGCCATGGACAAAAAATTTACCGGAGGCTCCCCCCGGCTGGTAATCCCCGGAGAGGGAAAACCATGCCGCCTCAGGGACGACATCCCCCTTTCCCTCCTCCGGGAGGCCTACGAAGAAAGGATTGCCGCACTGGACGGAACATCCCTTTCCATGTACTCTTGA
- the grdA gene encoding glycine/sarcosine/betaine reductase complex selenoprotein A — protein sequence MGKLTGKKLLLLGERDGVPGPAMEACLKGSGASIEFSVTECFVUTAAGAMDLQNQQRIKDAAEKFGAENVVVILGSSDAEGAEIYAETVSNGDPTFAGSLAGVSLGLPVYHVFEQDIREECDPEEWEAQISMMEMVLDPDALAAAVKGIREQFSKHAL from the coding sequence ATGGGCAAACTGACAGGAAAAAAACTGCTTCTCCTCGGTGAGCGGGACGGCGTTCCCGGACCCGCCATGGAGGCATGCCTGAAGGGGAGCGGCGCTTCCATCGAATTCTCCGTGACGGAGTGCTTTGTCTGAACCGCCGCCGGAGCGATGGACCTGCAGAATCAGCAGCGCATCAAGGATGCCGCTGAGAAATTCGGAGCGGAAAACGTCGTGGTCATCCTCGGTTCCTCCGACGCCGAAGGCGCGGAGATCTACGCGGAGACCGTAAGCAACGGCGATCCGACCTTTGCAGGTTCTCTCGCGGGAGTCTCGTTGGGACTCCCCGTGTACCATGTATTCGAACAGGATATTCGCGAAGAGTGCGACCCCGAAGAATGGGAAGCTCAGATCAGCATGATGGAAATGGTGCTCGACCCCGACGCCCTCGCGGCGGCGGTGAAGGGCATCCGCGAACAGTTCAGCAAGCACGCGCTCTGA